From Halichondria panicea chromosome 12, odHalPani1.1, whole genome shotgun sequence, a single genomic window includes:
- the LOC135345623 gene encoding battenin-like isoform X2 produces MCTGQGTYVILLADILPTFIIKLFAPYFMNFLPYWFRVCVIVVTSALSFVFVALSVNEPLVIFGVALASVGSGFGEITYLSLTSRYDKSTVSGWSSGTGAAGVGASLVYAGLKTFLRADVTLYIQVVVPVIMFLTYLLILGKPGSIVPEEVEGQSSGGGGKEIVNEEDNDKHNEQATLLSEDPPPPYPSPRRRCPGLNKAERKYWWEHVKYIPHLWKYMLPLFAVYAAEYMINQGFFELLYNQNTYIGTFCLDQATQYRWLQVVYQVGVLISRSSVSIYHFKHFWILAILQVLNFVFFYVATWYLFIPYFWITMIVVLYEGLLGGGVYVNAFYSISIEVPKVHREFSMGVASVADSTGITVAGVAAVFIHSSVCSHIGYQ; encoded by the exons ATGTGCACTGGCCAGGGCACCTAT GTAATCTTGTTGGCTGATATTCTCCCAACGTTCATCATTAAACTATTTGCTCCATACTTCATGAACTTCCTGCCATACTG gtttcgtgtgtgtgtgatagtgGTGACCTCTGCACTCAGCTTTGTGTTTGTGGCTCTCTCTGTGAATGAGCCGCTCGTTATATTCGGAGTGGCACTGGCTAGTGTGGGGTCAGGGTTCGGGGAAATCACTTATCTCAGTCTGACATCTCGTTATGACAAGAGCACCGTCTCTGGATGGTCCTCAGGCACTG GAGCTGCTGGTGTTGGAGCTTCCTTGGTGTACGCAGGGTTAAAGACATTTCTTCGTGCTGACGTGACACTGTATATCCAAGTGGTGGTTCCTGTCATCATGTTCTTAACGTATCTACTGATATTGGGCAAACCAGGGTCTATTGTTCCAGAGGAGGTCGAAGGTCAAAGTTCGGGAGGAGGGGGCAAAGAAATAGTGAACGAAGAAGATAATGATAAACACA acgAACAGGCCACTCTACTATCAGAGGACCCTCCCCCTCCTTATCCATCGCCACGGCGACGGTGTCCCGGACTGAACAAGGCTGAGAGGAAGTATTGGTGGGAGCATGTCAAGTACATCCCTCACTTGTGGAAGTATATGCTGCCATTGTTCGCTGTGTATGCAGCTGAGTATATGATCAATCAAGGTTTCTTTGAGCTTCTCTACAATCAAAACACTTACATTGGAACATTCTGCCTGGACCAGGCCACACAGTACAgatg gttgCAAGTGGTGTACCAAGTGGGCGTGCTGATATCACGATCATCTGTCTCTATATACCATTTCAAGCACTTCTGGATATTGGCAATACTACAG GTGTTGAACTTTGTCTTCTTCTACGTTGCCACTTGGTACTTGTTCATCCCGTACTTCTGGATCACAATGATAGTTGTTTTGTACGAGGGGCTACTAGGAGGCGGAGTTTATGTCAACGCCTTCTATTCCATCTCCATTGAG GTGCCTAAGGTCCATCGTGAGTTCTCTATGGGTGTGGCCAGTGTAGCTGACAgcactggtatcactgtggCCGGGGTGGCTGCTGTCTTCATACACTCGTCTGTCTGCTCTCATATTGGATACCAATGA
- the LOC135345623 gene encoding battenin-like isoform X3 gives MCTGQGTYVILLADILPTFIIKLFAPYFMNFLPYWFRVCVIVVTSALSFVFVALSVNEPLVIFGVALASVGSGFGEITYLSLTSRYDKSTVSGWSSGTGAAGVGASLVYAGLKTFLRADVTLYIQVVVPVIMFLTYLLILGKPGSIVPEEVEGQSSGGGGKEIVNEEDNDKHNEQATLLSEDPPPPYPSPRRRCPGLNKAERKYWWEHVKYIPHLWKYMLPLFAVYAAEYMINQGFFELLYNQNTYIGTFCLDQATQYRWLQVVYQVGVLISRSSVSIYHFKHFWILAILQVLNFVFFYVATWYLFIPYFWITMIVVLYEGLLGGGVYVNAFYSISIEVPKVHREFSMGVASVADSTGITVAGVAAVFIHSSVCSHIGYQ, from the exons ATGTGCACTGGTCAGGGCACCTAT GTAATCTTGTTGGCTGATATTCTCCCAACGTTCATCATTAAACTATTTGCTCCATACTTCATGAACTTCCTGCCATACTG gtttcgtgtgtgtgtgatagtgGTGACCTCTGCACTCAGCTTTGTGTTTGTGGCTCTCTCTGTGAATGAGCCGCTCGTTATATTCGGAGTGGCACTGGCTAGTGTGGGGTCAGGGTTCGGGGAAATCACTTATCTCAGTCTGACATCTCGTTATGACAAGAGCACCGTCTCTGGATGGTCCTCAGGCACTG GAGCTGCTGGTGTTGGAGCTTCCTTGGTGTACGCAGGGTTAAAGACATTTCTTCGTGCTGACGTGACACTGTATATCCAAGTGGTGGTTCCTGTCATCATGTTCTTAACGTATCTACTGATATTGGGCAAACCAGGGTCTATTGTTCCAGAGGAGGTCGAAGGTCAAAGTTCGGGAGGAGGGGGCAAAGAAATAGTGAACGAAGAAGATAATGATAAACACA acgAACAGGCCACTCTACTATCAGAGGACCCTCCCCCTCCTTATCCATCGCCACGGCGACGGTGTCCCGGACTGAACAAGGCTGAGAGGAAGTATTGGTGGGAGCATGTCAAGTACATCCCTCACTTGTGGAAGTATATGCTGCCATTGTTCGCTGTGTATGCAGCTGAGTATATGATCAATCAAGGTTTCTTTGAGCTTCTCTACAATCAAAACACTTACATTGGAACATTCTGCCTGGACCAGGCCACACAGTACAgatg gttgCAAGTGGTGTACCAAGTGGGCGTGCTGATATCACGATCATCTGTCTCTATATACCATTTCAAGCACTTCTGGATATTGGCAATACTACAG GTGTTGAACTTTGTCTTCTTCTACGTTGCCACTTGGTACTTGTTCATCCCGTACTTCTGGATCACAATGATAGTTGTTTTGTACGAGGGGCTACTAGGAGGCGGAGTTTATGTCAACGCCTTCTATTCCATCTCCATTGAG GTGCCTAAGGTCCATCGTGAGTTCTCTATGGGTGTGGCCAGTGTAGCTGACAgcactggtatcactgtggCCGGGGTGGCTGCTGTCTTCATACACTCGTCTGTCTGCTCTCATATTGGATACCAATGA
- the LOC135345623 gene encoding battenin-like isoform X1 — MSQISLQSDVGGPREVTKDLVYTEPRTDMTVQASSRVSREKWNRYRNVLGFWILGLCNNFPYVIMLSAANDIIKSLEGGPTHNASNTTSSCELIYNSTTNSSGYIGREMCTGQGTYVILLADILPTFIIKLFAPYFMNFLPYWFRVCVIVVTSALSFVFVALSVNEPLVIFGVALASVGSGFGEITYLSLTSRYDKSTVSGWSSGTGAAGVGASLVYAGLKTFLRADVTLYIQVVVPVIMFLTYLLILGKPGSIVPEEVEGQSSGGGGKEIVNEEDNDKHNEQATLLSEDPPPPYPSPRRRCPGLNKAERKYWWEHVKYIPHLWKYMLPLFAVYAAEYMINQGFFELLYNQNTYIGTFCLDQATQYRWLQVVYQVGVLISRSSVSIYHFKHFWILAILQVLNFVFFYVATWYLFIPYFWITMIVVLYEGLLGGGVYVNAFYSISIEVPKVHREFSMGVASVADSTGITVAGVAAVFIHSSVCSHIGYQ, encoded by the exons ATGTCACAGATATCGCTCCAGTCTGATGTTGGAGGACCTAGGGAGGTGACCAAGGATCTGGTGTACACAGAGCCACGAACAGACATGACAG tacaaGCTTCGTCTCGTGTTAGTCGTGAGAAATGGAACCGCTATCGCAATGTACTGGGGTTCTGGATCCTTGGTCTGTGCAACAACTTCCCCTATGTTATCATGTTAAGTGCAGCCAACGATATCATCAAATCACTGGAGGGAGGTCCAACACACAACGCCTCTAACACCACGTCCTCCTGTGAGCTGATCTATAACAGCACGACCAACAGCTCTGGTTATATAGGCAGGGAGATGTGCACTGGCCAGGGCACCTAT GTAATCTTGTTGGCTGATATTCTCCCAACGTTCATCATTAAACTATTTGCTCCATACTTCATGAACTTCCTGCCATACTG gtttcgtgtgtgtgtgatagtgGTGACCTCTGCACTCAGCTTTGTGTTTGTGGCTCTCTCTGTGAATGAGCCGCTCGTTATATTCGGAGTGGCACTGGCTAGTGTGGGGTCAGGGTTCGGGGAAATCACTTATCTCAGTCTGACATCTCGTTATGACAAGAGCACCGTCTCTGGATGGTCCTCAGGCACTG GAGCTGCTGGTGTTGGAGCTTCCTTGGTGTACGCAGGGTTAAAGACATTTCTTCGTGCTGACGTGACACTGTATATCCAAGTGGTGGTTCCTGTCATCATGTTCTTAACGTATCTACTGATATTGGGCAAACCAGGGTCTATTGTTCCAGAGGAGGTCGAAGGTCAAAGTTCGGGAGGAGGGGGCAAAGAAATAGTGAACGAAGAAGATAATGATAAACACA acgAACAGGCCACTCTACTATCAGAGGACCCTCCCCCTCCTTATCCATCGCCACGGCGACGGTGTCCCGGACTGAACAAGGCTGAGAGGAAGTATTGGTGGGAGCATGTCAAGTACATCCCTCACTTGTGGAAGTATATGCTGCCATTGTTCGCTGTGTATGCAGCTGAGTATATGATCAATCAAGGTTTCTTTGAGCTTCTCTACAATCAAAACACTTACATTGGAACATTCTGCCTGGACCAGGCCACACAGTACAgatg gttgCAAGTGGTGTACCAAGTGGGCGTGCTGATATCACGATCATCTGTCTCTATATACCATTTCAAGCACTTCTGGATATTGGCAATACTACAG GTGTTGAACTTTGTCTTCTTCTACGTTGCCACTTGGTACTTGTTCATCCCGTACTTCTGGATCACAATGATAGTTGTTTTGTACGAGGGGCTACTAGGAGGCGGAGTTTATGTCAACGCCTTCTATTCCATCTCCATTGAG GTGCCTAAGGTCCATCGTGAGTTCTCTATGGGTGTGGCCAGTGTAGCTGACAgcactggtatcactgtggCCGGGGTGGCTGCTGTCTTCATACACTCGTCTGTCTGCTCTCATATTGGATACCAATGA
- the LOC135345618 gene encoding uncharacterized protein LOC135345618, with product MPAKKISHLPPLTVRQLCRYLNTEGAGVRNWKDLIAYAPGNVYDAIYDVAAFARAGGRMDSSPAEEVLTDFASLGFTCDDLYTTLARMEARQAMETLEEHVSPDVVTRVREQRNTPPSTSSRPPPMPDRAPSPDTHPEYGPLPPHPPPTIAQTLASASGSRDQPSHNTGYYGDTYMYPPSQRSRDLSTPSWSSNGYVSSSGWSSDSTALPPLTPLPTDSSRPSSSSQQTTPTPSDHMTSSSGHVTPNILHFTYTELSDVTGDFTADILGMGAFGTVFKAKIRGNGPYAVKRLHNESEIVGGGMFYDTSFHRDTFAQELQVLTRYNHRNILSLVAYSNDGPVPCLVYEYMKHGSLAECLVATRDIVLPWYLRLDIAKQIADALHFLHTVNKPTCLVHGDVKSANILLDANLVPKLSDFGLARELKRSPNERSTYSTKSDVVMGTMAYMAPEFIRNKKFTARTDVYSYGVVLMEMYTGQPALSSDPAHKSRVLTDRLSRLIADSEGHRDEVVAVGDPRAKWPVQNAVELFDIATVCLVHIPRKRPGMDQVLIQLEAILPPMGAI from the exons ATGCCTGCCAAGAAGATCAGTCACCTCCCTCCCCTGACTGTCAGACAGTTGTGTAG GTATTTGAACACTGAGGGTGCTGGAGTGCGTAACTGGAAGGACCTCATAGCCTATGCTCCAG GTAATGTGTATGATGCTATCTATGATGTGGCAGCCTTTGCTCGCGCTGGAGGGAGGATGGATAGCAGCCCAGCAGAGGAAGTGTTGACTGACTTTGCCTCTCTTGGGTTCACCTGTGATGACCTCTACACTACTCTAGCTCGTATGGAGGCACGACAAGCCATGGAGACTCTTGAGGAACACG TGTCCCCTGATGTTGTGACCCGGGTGAGAGAGCAGCGCAACAcac CACCCTCTACTAGTAGCCGCCCTCCCCCCATGCCTGACCGCGCCCCCTCTCCTGACACACACCCGGAGTATGGCCCCCTCCcaccacaccctccacccactaTAGCACAAACACTCGCTAGTGCTAGTGGATCACGTGATCAGCCATCACATAATACTGGTTACTATGgtgacacgtacatgtaccctcCGTCTCAGAGATCACGTGACCTATCCACCCCCTCATGGTCTAGTAACGGCTATGTTAGTTcaagtgggtggagctctGATAGTACTGCCCTCCCACCGCTAACCCCTCTTCCCACTG ATTCCAGCCGTCCGTCGTCGTCAAGCcaacagaccacacccactccctcTG atcacatgacatcatcctCGGGTCATGTGACTCCCAACATCCTCCACTTTACCTACACTGAGCTGAGTGATGTGACTGGAGACTTCACTGCTGACATCCTGGGTATGGGGGCGTTTGGTACTGTCTTTAAAGCCAAGATCCGCGGGAATGGACCGTACGCTGTCAAGAGGTTACAcaat GAGAGTGAGATTGTTGGAGGAGGGATGTTCTATGACACCAGCTTCCATAGGGACACGTTCGCACAAGAGCTACAAGTCCTcacaag GTATAATCATCGTAATATTCTGTCGCTGGTTGCCTATAGCAACGACGGACCTGTGCCGTGTTTGGTGTATGAGTACATGAAGCACGGATCACTAGCCGAGTGCCTGGTTGCCACG AGAGATATTGTACTGCCCTGGTATCTACGTCTGGATATAGCCAAGCAGATTGCAGACGCTCTCCACTTCCTCCACACAGTCAACAAGCCCACGTGTCTGGTGCATGGTGATGTTAAGAG TGCCAATATACTGCTGGATGCGAACCTTGTACCCAAGTTATCTGATTTTGGGCTGGCCAGAGAATTGAAACGCAGTCCCAATGAGCGGAGCACATACAGTACCAAGAGCGATGTTGTCATGGGAACCATGGCGTATATGGCGCCTGAGTTCATTCGTAACAAGAAGTTCACTGCTCGTActgatgtgtacagttatgGAGTGGTGCTGATGGAGATGTACACTGGCCAACCAGCCCTGAGCAGTGACCCAGCACACAAGAGCAGGGTCCTa ACGGATCGACTGTCTCGCTTGATAGCAGACTCTGAGGGTCACCGTGACGAGGTGGTTGCCGTGGGTGATCCTCGTGCTAAGTGGCCAGTACAGAATGCAGTGGAGTTGTTTGATATAGCGACAGTGTGTCTAGTGCATATCCCCAGGAAGAGGCCGGGGATGGACCAG GTACTCATACAGCTGGAAGCCATACTGCCACCAATGGGGGCAATCTGA
- the LOC135345621 gene encoding dihydrolipoyl dehydrogenase, mitochondrial-like, which yields MSSVLLRRSWQPRLLPLMASRQLTSSTGDADLVVIGSGPGGYVAAIKAAQLGLKTVCVEKDPTLGGTCLNVGCIPSKSLLNNSHYYHMAQTDFANRGIDVSGVSLNLDNMMKAKADSVKQLTTGIDGLFKKNKVTRVEGHGTITSPNQVTVTNGNGEKQVLATKNILIATGSEVTPFPGIEIDEETIISSTGALSLSAVPPRLILIGAGVIGLELGSVWSRLGSKVTAIEFLPTVGGIGIDLDVSKTLQRILKKQGVNFKMGTKVISAARTAGGAVEVAMETKGKTETMECDVLLVSIGRRPFTTNLGLENVGVATDDKGRVPVDESFRTSVPSILAIGDCIQGPMLAHKAEDEGIIAVEGLVGGVGHLDYNCVPSVIYTHPEVGWVGKSEEDLKKEKVDYRVGKFPFAANSRAKTNADTDGFVKVLSDAKTDRVLGVHIIGSIAGELINEAVLAMEYGASAEDIARVCHAHPTCAEALREASLMAYCGNAVNF from the exons ATGAGCTCTGTGCTTCTAAGGAGAAGCTGGCAG CCTCGCCTGCTGCCCCTGATGGCCTCCAGGCAGCTGACTTCCTCCACTG GTGATGCTGATCTGGTGGTCATAGGTAGTGGTCCTGGAGGTTATGTGGCTGCCATCAAAGCTGCTCAACTAGGCCTTAAG ACCGTGTGTGTTGAGAAGGACCCCACACTGGGAGGCACTTGCCTTAATGTAGGCTGCATTCCATCGAAG TCGCTACTCAACAACTCCCATTACTATCACATGGCTCAGACAGACTTTGCTAATCGTGGTATTGACGTGAGTGGTGTTAGCCTCAACCTTGACAACATGATGAAGGCCAAGGCAGACTCTGTCAAGCAACTCACCACTGGGATTGATGGGCTCTTCAAGAAGAATAAG GTTACTCGTGTGGAAGGTCACGGCACTATTACATCACCCAATCAAGTAACTGTAACCAATGGCAATGGAGAGAAACAAGTCCTGGCAACCAAGAACATTCTCATAGCAacggggtcagaggtcactcCATTCCCCGGCATTGAG ATTGATGAAGAGACCATAATCTCCTCTACTGGTGCGCTCTCTCTGAGTGCCGTTCCTCCGAGGTTGATCCTCATAGGTGCAGGGGTCATAGGTCTCGAGTTAGGGTCCGTTTGGAGCCGACTGGGATCAAAGGTCACTGCTATAGAGTTCCTACCAACTGTGGGTGGCATTGGTATCGATTTGGACGTCTC GAAAACTCTTCAGCGTATTCTCAAGAAGCAAGGAGTCAACTTCAAGATGGGTACAAAGGTCATCAGTGCTGCTCGTACGGCTGGCGGGGCTGTAGAGGTTGCCATGGAGACTAAGGGGAAAACAGAAACGATGGAGTGTGATGTACTGTTAGTGTCCATTGGCCGACGCCCCTTCACCACTAACCTGGGACTAGAG AATGTTGGTGTTGCCACTGATGATAAAGGTCGAGTCCCTGTGGATGAGAGCTTCAGAACATCAGTACCAAG TATTCTAGCTATTGGTGACTGTATCCAAGGTCCCATGTTGGCCCACAAGGCAGAGGATGAAGGCATCATTGCAGTGGAGGGGTTGGTGGGAGGAGTGGGCCACCTTGACTACAACTGTGTCCCCTCTGTCATCTATACACACCCT GAGGTTGGCTGGGTTGGCAAGTCAGAGGAGGATCTAAAGAAGGAAAAGGTTGACTACAGAGTGGGGAAATTCCCCTTTGCAGCTAACAGCAGAGCTAAAACAAATG CTGACACTGATGGGTTTGTCAAGGTACTGAGTGATGCTAAAACTGACAGAGTGTTAGGAGTACACATTATTGGATCA ATAGCTGGAGAGCTGATCAATGAAGCAGTGCTGGCTATGGAATATGGTGCATCAGCAGAGGACATTGCCAGGGTCTGCCATGCACATCca ACTTGTGCTGAAGCTCTGAGAGAAGCTAGTCTAATGGCTTATTGTGGAAATGCTGTCAACTTTTAG